A DNA window from Ipomoea triloba cultivar NCNSP0323 chromosome 10, ASM357664v1 contains the following coding sequences:
- the LOC116032781 gene encoding uncharacterized protein LOC116032781 produces MAANSHYFTLVFAALFLVVAWASQATARTLEEPSILEHHGRWMARHGRSYKYHHVKKAKRFKFLETFNNVSSTKVRNPFDPLNNAAAGGETTDPEEEEEEENCDENGKRLWVPFLISGVLFVLLQPGLIVQIPGEKRFIEFRTMKTSGRAILVHTLIFIFICVIIILIFRDRF; encoded by the exons ATGGCCGCCAATTCCCATTATTTCACCCTGGTTTTTGCAGCCCTTTTCCTTGTGGTAGCATGGGCGTCTCAAGCCACTGCCCGTACCCTCGAAGAACCTTCCATTCTCGAGCACCATGGAAGGTGGATGGCTCGCCATGGACGTTCATACAAATATCATCATGTCAAGAAGGCAAAGCGGTTCAAGTTTCTCGAGACTTTCAATAATGTCAGTTCGACTAAAGTTCGTAACCCTTTTGACCCGTTGAACAACGCTGCTGCTGGCGGTGAGACTACAGatcctgaagaagaagaagaagaagaaaactgcg ATGAAAATGGAAAACGGCTTTGGGTGCCGTTTCTGATATCGGGGGTGCTGTTTGTGCTGCTGCAACCGGGTCTGATTGTCCAGATTCCGGGAGAAAAACGGTTTATTGAGTTCAGAACCATGAAGACCAGTGGCAGGGCTATATTGGTTCACACTTTGATATTCATCTTTATCTGTGTTATTATCATCTTGATCTTTCGTGATCGCTTCTGA
- the LOC116033009 gene encoding uncharacterized protein LOC116033009 isoform X2 codes for MALLRLIVVVAVALFLLGAWASQATAHTNHVNKASLKLMTNPGRKPNRNYPQPAKKSPKSPGNFNNNGGTPNTQVVDPSVNSLPNANTVDAINNVVEKATETMAEPPQLSGTCDGNGRAFGGWLAVIIAVSLYYHHRL; via the exons ATGGCCCTTTTGAGAttgattgttgttgttgcagTAGCCCTTTTCCTGTTGGGGGCTTGGGCATCTCAAGCCACTGCCCATACTAATCATGTCAACAAG GCTAGTTTGAAATTAATGACCAATCCTGGCCGCAAACCCAACCGTAACTATCCCCAACCGGCGAAGAAGTCACCGAAAAGCCCCGGCaatttcaacaataatggtgGAACTCCGAACACCCAAGTGGTTGATCCATCCGTTAATTCCCTTCCGAATGCGAACACTGTGGACGCCATAAACAACGTTGTTGAGAAGGCGACTGAAACTATGGCCGAACCTCCTCAATTATCTGGAACCTGCG ATGGAAATGGCAGAGCTTTTGGGGGCTGGTTAGCGGTCATAATCGCAGTGTCGCTCTATTATCATCATCGCCTCTGA
- the LOC116033009 gene encoding uncharacterized protein LOC116033009 isoform X1: protein MALLRLIVVVAVALFLLGAWASQATAHTNHVNKATSNYVKINGFSGNNVNYAPANPKPEKKFQNRPRNSNNNGGTQYTQFADPTVNNNYFPTTNFVDTTNKVEETTETMAEPPQSGTCDGKHRAFGGWLAVIIAVSLYHHHRL from the exons ATGGCCCTTTTGAGAttgattgttgttgttgcagTAGCCCTTTTCCTGTTGGGGGCTTGGGCATCTCAAGCCACTGCCCATACTAATCATGTCAACAAGGCTACTTCTAATTATGTTAAGATCAACGGCTTTTCCGGCAACAACGTCAATTACGCCCCGGCGAATCCCAAACCGGAGAAGAAGTTTCAGAATCGCCCCCGCAATTCCAACAATAATGGTGGAACTCAGTACACCCAATTTGCTGATCCAACcgttaataataattactttcCGACTACGAACTTTGTGGACACCACAAACAAGGTTGAGGAGACGACTGAAACTATGGCCGAACCTCCTCAATCTGGAACCTGCG ATGGAAAGCACAGAGCTTTTGGGGGCTGGTTGGCGGTCATAATTGCAGTGTCGCTCTATCATCATCATCGCCTCTGA
- the LOC116032797 gene encoding uncharacterized protein LOC116032797, giving the protein MALFRLVVVVAALLVLGAWASQATAHTLRHVNKFTNGLSPRQRRQQSTDAETAYDEQYRIHNAVNFERPSSKSRESEITKPMDRFRTKPNSPFSKPIGMFNQPSPFSKPIGMFRTKPNSPFSKPSDMFKSLETPVAEQPAPVNWGLPPQMP; this is encoded by the exons ATGGCGCTTTTCCgattggttgttgttgttgctgcccTTTTGGTGTTGGGGGCGTGGGCATCTCAAGCCACTGCCCATACCCTCCGCCATGTCAACAAGTTTACTAATGGTTTGTCCCCAAGACAACGTCGTCAACAGAGCACCGATGCCGAAACCGCCTACGACGAACAATACAGAATTCATAATGCTGTGAACTTTGAGCGGCCGAGTTCAAAGTCCCGGGAATCTGAAATTACAAAACCCATGGACAGGTTTAGAACTAAGCCTAATTCCCCATTTTCAAAACCCATCGGCAT GTTTAATCAGCCTTCCCCATTTTCAAAACCCATCGGCATGTTTAGAACTAAGCCTAATTCCCCATTTTCAAAACCCAGTGACATGTTTAAATCTCTGGAGACCCCAGTGGCTGAACAACCAGCACCGGTGAATTGGGGACTACCGCCACAAATGCCGTGA